In the genome of Myxococcus virescens, the window CATCCAGGTTCGGCGTGAGCACCACGCGCGGCCCGGCCAGAGACAGGTAGGCCCGTGCGGTCAGGCGCGTCAGCGGCTCGCCGCGGGAGGTACGCACCACCGGGTCCACCACCCACCACGCGCCCGAGTCCTCCAGGGCCTGCTGCGCGGCCTCGAGCTGCGCGCGCGCGGGCACCATGCCGCACTTCACCGCGTGCACCGGCCCCAGCTCGCGCGCGGCGACCACCTGCGCGGACAGCACGCGCGGCGGCGAGGCCGTCCAGGTGAAGGTGCGGACACCCTGCGCCGTCTGCGCGGTGGGCACCGCCACCGGCTGGCCCCGCAGCGCGCGCACCGCGGCGACATCCGCCAAGAGCCCTGCCCGTCCCGTGGGCTCCAACCCGGCCAGCAGGAGGACGCGGGGACTCACCGGCGATGCTCGCGCGCCTTCTGCACGAACGCCTTGTAGAGCCCCACGTGCACCGGAATGGTCGTGGACATGTATTCGGGGTGCCACTGCACGCCCACGGCGAAGGTGTGCACGGAGGACTCGATGGCCTCCACCACGCCATCCGGCGCCACCGCGGTAATCGTCACGTCCTTGCCCACGCCGCGCACCGACTGGTGGTGGGTGGAGTTGACCATCAACTGGCCATACCCCACCGCCTCCGCCAGCAACGTGCCGCTCTTCACGTCCACCGGGTGCTGCGGGTGCGTGCGGTCGTGCTTCTGCTCGTGCTCGCGAGCGCCCTCCACCTCACGGCCGATGTCCTGGTACAGCGTGCCCCCCAGGATGACGTTGAGCAGCTGCATGCCGCCACAGATGCCCAGCACCGGCATGTTGCGCTTGAGCGCGCCACGCATGAGCGCCGCCTCGAAAGCGGTGCGCCCCTCCTTCAGCGCCCCCAGGCCCTCGCGCGCATCCTCGCCGTAGGCCGACGGAGGAATGTCGAACGCGCCGCCCGTGACGAGCACCCCGGAGATGCGGTCCAGATAGGACTCCACGCAGGCCGGCTCGTCCGAATACGGCAACACGAAGGGCAGCCCGCCCGCGCGAAGGACGGCGTCCGCGTACGGAACCTTCAGCTCATAACGGGCAAAGGGCTGCTCTCCGGCCGGACTCCAGTCCGGGGTGATGCCGATGTTGGGGCGGCGCGGCGCCGGCCCGTGGTGACGCGAATGGTTGTTCATGGAAGCTCCTGGCTTCGAGGCTATGCCCCGGGGCGCCCCTGTTCAAACGCGGCCACCAGCCGCCTCACACGCTCGGTGATATCCGCGGCGAGCAGCGCGTCGGACACCACCGCCGCGCAGTGCGCCCCGGCTGCCGCCACGCTCGCGATGTTCATCAGCCCCACCCCACCAATGCCCACCACGGGCAGCGGGCTGTCACGCACCACGGACGCGAAGGCCTCCAGGCCCAGCACTGGCGCGGGCACCTGCTTCGTCGACGTGGGGAAGACAGGCCCCAGCCCCACATAGTCCGCCCCCGCCGCTTGCGCCGCCCGCGCGCCCACGACGTCTCGCACCGTGACGCCCACCAGACGGCCAGGCCCCAGCAGCGCGCGCGCATCCTCGGCGGGCACGTCCTCGTCACCCACGTGCACACCGTCCGCGTCCGCCAGCAGCGCCAGGTCCACCCGGTCGTTCACCAGGCACAGCGCGCCTTCCCGGCGGCACAGCGCCACCACCTGCCGCGTGGCGGCCAGCGCCTCACGGACCGGGGTGCGCTTCATGCGCAGTTGCACCACCCGGGCCCCACCGGCCACCAGGCGAGCCGCCTTGTCCACCAGTGAAATCTCCGGCAGGACGGAGTCGTCGCACAGCAGGTAGGGACCGCTGGGAAGGTACGGGCGGGATGGTGCGTTCATCGGCTCTGGAAGGCGGGACGGCGGCGTTGACAGATGGCCACCCTGCTATAAGGTGCCGCGCTGTTTTCCAAGCAATTCTGAGGATTTGAACCATGGCGGATTCGGCGGACCCGAAGTACCTCGATAAGCGCACCGTGGAGCGGTACGTGCGCTCAGGCCAGCTCGACGAGACGGAGTACGAGCGCCACCTCCAGGGCCTGCCCGACGTGGCGGAGAAGTCCGTCCCCGTTGAGACGCTCATGCTCGACGACGCCGACGACTTCGACGACGAAGAGGATGACTTCGAGGACGAGGGCGACGACACGTCCGACGACAGCGATGAGGCCGAGACCTCCGCCGCCGCCGAGTCGACGGATGGTGACGCCGACGACGCCGACGACGCCGACGAGGCCGAGAGCGACAACGAGGCCGCCACCGCTTCGAACGAGACCTCCGACGACGAGGGGCCGGTCTCCGCATGAGCTCCGGGGACGAGA includes:
- the thiE gene encoding thiamine phosphate synthase, with amino-acid sequence MNAPSRPYLPSGPYLLCDDSVLPEISLVDKAARLVAGGARVVQLRMKRTPVREALAATRQVVALCRREGALCLVNDRVDLALLADADGVHVGDEDVPAEDARALLGPGRLVGVTVRDVVGARAAQAAGADYVGLGPVFPTSTKQVPAPVLGLEAFASVVRDSPLPVVGIGGVGLMNIASVAAAGAHCAAVVSDALLAADITERVRRLVAAFEQGRPGA
- a CDS encoding gamma-glutamyl-gamma-aminobutyrate hydrolase family protein — translated: MNNHSRHHGPAPRRPNIGITPDWSPAGEQPFARYELKVPYADAVLRAGGLPFVLPYSDEPACVESYLDRISGVLVTGGAFDIPPSAYGEDAREGLGALKEGRTAFEAALMRGALKRNMPVLGICGGMQLLNVILGGTLYQDIGREVEGAREHEQKHDRTHPQHPVDVKSGTLLAEAVGYGQLMVNSTHHQSVRGVGKDVTITAVAPDGVVEAIESSVHTFAVGVQWHPEYMSTTIPVHVGLYKAFVQKAREHRR
- the thiD gene encoding bifunctional hydroxymethylpyrimidine kinase/phosphomethylpyrimidine kinase, with amino-acid sequence MSPRVLLLAGLEPTGRAGLLADVAAVRALRGQPVAVPTAQTAQGVRTFTWTASPPRVLSAQVVAARELGPVHAVKCGMVPARAQLEAAQQALEDSGAWWVVDPVVRTSRGEPLTRLTARAYLSLAGPRVVLTPNLDEAGWLLGRPVARTVDEAVEAAEALAQHGFCAVLVKGGHLPDTQGLADVLATPGRVRVLEGKRLARAPGRRGTGCRLASALATELGRGRTLETAVRSARALVVRYLRTGSE
- a CDS encoding RNA polymerase subunit sigma, with the translated sequence MADSADPKYLDKRTVERYVRSGQLDETEYERHLQGLPDVAEKSVPVETLMLDDADDFDDEEDDFEDEGDDTSDDSDEAETSAAAESTDGDADDADDADEAESDNEAATASNETSDDEGPVSA